A single window of Marinobacter sp. LA51 DNA harbors:
- a CDS encoding DUF2789 domain-containing protein — MDTSKHTLNTLFEQLGLAADEKSIEDFVTKYSPLPGEIALQDAPFWSESQSHFLEEGLEEDSDWAEVIDELDARMRH; from the coding sequence ATGGACACCAGCAAGCACACGCTCAATACCCTTTTCGAACAACTCGGCCTGGCGGCTGATGAAAAGAGCATTGAGGACTTCGTGACCAAATACTCGCCGTTGCCCGGGGAGATTGCGCTGCAGGATGCGCCCTTCTGGTCTGAGAGTCAGTCACACTTCCTGGAAGAAGGTCTGGAAGAGGACAGCGATTGGGCCGAAGTTATCGACGAACTCGATGCTCGCATGCGTCACTGA
- a CDS encoding ATP-binding protein — MKAIPPFLLCCLLVLFQSPLRADPPQPSPAPILGNEQLTWLGEQDSFRIGVHIGQVPLIFDTGDGTLAGTYIDYLARLSGKLDVPIEPVTLGQDSEAPGPVTDAILTTRLPDAQVTPGKRYSEPLMSLTYGLFVSAGDVAIRSLSDLEGGRIAIIDGDVSQYPMLDPVESFTPVPVDSIGDAVSRVLSGQADAFLGPVPVVSDYLQSAMISGIGLAALLEEARVDVVLQVDVDDDRLFHVLNQAVAAISHNEHRVIRQAWLQADVPALERSGLELSASDQEWLKRHPNLRVAFRSDWPPFEYAQDDRPTGLVPDLVTRLETELNARFNRSVVSDRGVAERQLQAGDIDILPGLSRTPRTESEYLFTRAYLTVPIALAIRDDGRFIGELRELRDERVGVVNRHAAHDYLLINHPNLDIYPVETVEEGLLALSNGDLEVMVTHIPAVSYTVARLGLSNLRITSITPYEYDLRLAVSKDNPELHRILNQALNSLDASETEAIYNRWIHLDIEQETDYTVVRRVVLIAVLVVLIFLYWNRKLSREVDERIRSENALRRSEDELRAAKLEAERLAREAETASLAKSEFLANMSHEIRTPMNAVIGYSDLLNNTVTDPQQRTYLEAIRAGSRSLLMLINDILDLSRIEAGKLRLDYSAVSMRRLLGDVRHIFDLRAMEQGISLEVSVDSNMPAAMMLDETRLRQVLFNLVGNAIKFTHEGGVTVRATATRLKSEKTSESDAGGGEVRKFYRLVVTVRDTGIGIPADQRDRIFDAFEQQEGQNTRRYGGTGLGLAISRKLARMMGGELELESEPGEGSVFTVVLPRVEATGQEAEDEGEPKEAERLLAQTLSIQERGWLREQLASDFGDEWQTIRESGDPEKMKDFARRLMAWGQRFRSKSVTHYGEKLLADVEAFNLDAVNSALESFPKLLGRKR, encoded by the coding sequence GTGAAGGCGATCCCACCCTTCTTACTATGCTGCCTTCTCGTGCTGTTTCAATCCCCATTGCGTGCCGACCCGCCCCAGCCGTCGCCAGCGCCGATCCTGGGCAATGAACAGCTGACCTGGCTTGGCGAGCAGGACAGTTTTCGGATTGGCGTACACATCGGCCAGGTTCCGCTGATCTTCGATACCGGCGATGGCACCCTTGCCGGTACCTACATCGATTACCTGGCCCGGCTCTCGGGTAAGCTGGACGTGCCCATTGAGCCGGTAACCCTGGGCCAGGACAGCGAAGCGCCCGGGCCGGTCACCGACGCAATTCTGACAACCCGCCTGCCCGACGCCCAGGTGACCCCGGGCAAGCGTTACAGCGAACCCCTGATGAGCCTGACGTACGGTCTGTTTGTCAGTGCCGGCGACGTTGCCATTCGCAGCCTCTCGGATCTTGAAGGTGGCCGCATAGCGATCATCGATGGCGACGTTAGCCAGTATCCGATGCTCGACCCGGTTGAGAGCTTCACCCCGGTTCCGGTCGACAGCATTGGTGATGCCGTCAGTCGCGTGTTGTCGGGGCAGGCCGATGCTTTTCTCGGACCCGTGCCGGTGGTATCGGATTACCTGCAGTCGGCGATGATTAGTGGTATCGGACTGGCGGCATTGCTGGAGGAGGCCCGGGTTGATGTGGTGTTGCAGGTGGACGTGGACGACGATCGTTTGTTTCACGTGCTGAACCAGGCGGTGGCGGCAATCAGCCACAACGAACACCGGGTTATCCGCCAGGCCTGGCTGCAGGCCGATGTGCCGGCGCTGGAACGCAGTGGCCTCGAATTATCGGCTTCAGATCAGGAGTGGCTCAAGCGGCATCCCAATTTGCGAGTGGCCTTCCGATCGGACTGGCCGCCGTTCGAGTATGCCCAGGATGACCGGCCAACCGGTCTGGTGCCGGATCTGGTGACTCGTCTGGAGACCGAGCTGAATGCCAGGTTCAATCGTTCGGTGGTGTCGGATCGTGGCGTCGCCGAGCGGCAGTTGCAAGCCGGCGATATCGATATTCTGCCGGGGCTGTCTCGAACCCCGCGCACCGAAAGTGAGTACTTGTTTACCCGCGCCTACCTGACTGTGCCCATTGCCCTGGCCATTCGGGACGACGGCCGCTTTATTGGTGAATTGCGCGAACTGCGCGATGAGCGTGTGGGGGTGGTCAATCGTCACGCGGCCCATGATTACCTGCTGATCAACCACCCGAACCTCGATATCTATCCGGTGGAAACGGTTGAGGAAGGCTTGCTGGCGTTGTCCAACGGCGATCTGGAGGTGATGGTTACCCACATTCCGGCGGTCAGTTACACCGTGGCCCGGCTCGGACTGTCGAATCTGCGAATCACCAGCATCACGCCCTACGAGTACGACCTGCGGCTGGCGGTCAGCAAGGACAACCCCGAGTTGCACCGGATTCTGAATCAGGCACTGAACAGCCTCGACGCGTCGGAAACGGAGGCCATCTACAACCGCTGGATCCACCTCGATATCGAGCAGGAGACTGACTACACGGTGGTGCGACGGGTGGTGCTGATAGCCGTGCTGGTGGTGCTGATCTTCCTGTACTGGAACCGCAAGCTGTCCCGGGAAGTGGATGAGCGGATTCGTTCCGAGAATGCCCTGCGGCGTAGCGAAGATGAATTGCGGGCGGCCAAGCTGGAAGCCGAGCGCCTGGCCCGGGAAGCGGAAACCGCGAGTCTGGCCAAGAGTGAGTTCCTGGCCAATATGTCCCACGAGATCCGGACTCCGATGAATGCTGTCATTGGCTACAGCGACCTGCTCAACAATACCGTTACCGATCCCCAGCAGCGAACCTATCTGGAAGCAATCCGGGCGGGCAGTCGAAGCCTGTTGATGCTGATCAACGACATTCTCGATCTGTCCCGAATCGAGGCCGGCAAGCTGCGACTGGATTATTCGGCGGTTTCGATGCGCCGATTGTTGGGCGATGTGCGACACATCTTCGATTTGCGCGCCATGGAACAGGGTATTTCGTTGGAGGTCAGTGTCGATTCAAACATGCCGGCCGCGATGATGCTCGATGAAACCCGGTTGCGGCAGGTGCTGTTCAACCTGGTGGGTAATGCCATCAAGTTTACCCACGAGGGTGGGGTTACGGTACGGGCCACGGCGACGCGGCTGAAGTCCGAGAAAACCAGCGAGTCGGACGCCGGCGGCGGTGAGGTTCGTAAGTTCTACCGGCTGGTGGTTACGGTCCGGGATACCGGTATTGGGATTCCTGCGGATCAGCGCGACCGAATATTCGACGCCTTTGAACAGCAGGAAGGCCAGAATACCCGGCGTTATGGCGGTACCGGCCTGGGGCTGGCAATCAGCCGGAAACTGGCGCGCATGATGGGCGGTGAATTGGAGCTTGAGAGTGAGCCCGGTGAAGGCTCGGTGTTTACCGTGGTCCTGCCCAGGGTGGAGGCAACCGGGCAAGAAGCCGAAGACGAAGGCGAACCCAAGGAAGCCGAGCGCCTGCTGGCCCAGACCCTGAGTATTCAGGAGCGTGGCTGGCTGCGGGAACAGTTGGCCTCGGATTTCGGAGATGAGTGGCAAACCATTCGCGAAAGCGGGGATCCGGAGAAGATGAAAGATTTCGCCCGGCGGTTGATGGCATGGGGGCAGCGGTTCCGCTCGAAATCGGTGACCCATTACGGTGAGAAACTGCTGGCGGACGTGGAGGCGTTTAATCTGGACGCGGTGAACAGTGCTCTGGAATCGTTCCCGAAACTGCTTGGTCGCAAGCGATAG
- a CDS encoding patatin-like phospholipase family protein, translating into MKLGLQVVVLAIAVMAAPLYAAERPKVGLVLSGGGAKGMAHVGVLRVLEEMNIPVDLVVGTSAGSAVGALYASGMPVEDIERRFIEMDWLSSFQDDPGRVYKPIRRKQDEVRLPVTPGIGVRADGLYVGGGIIAGQNLGFILNELTRNAALVEDFDRLAIPFRAVATDLESGEQVVMGDGNLAEAVRASMSIPGVYAPVNRNGRLLVDGGVANNLPVSVARDMGADVIIAVDITDPLLDAEKLNEAFSVVGQLTTIMTRRNTEQQLDLLGDQDIIVRPDLVGVSSADFYNAPMLFELGATAAREKAVELRPLMVSPIAWAGYKEQVAFTPYQAGPIGRIRIEQGGGLAPEFLRERIQQKAGEPLDVETLEADLKRIYGLGYYETVSYALEPSPDGTVLTVRVKEKSWGPNYLSFGLGYEDNFDGETRFNIATGLRMTELNDLGAEWQSGVQLGTDPWVRTQWYQPLDYGYQRFLVLGGEYSRDTLGIYDGGTRPVSEVDVTYRDLDLALGMELGGNAEIRLTYVRGFATVDEQIGQPIVRDDTVHRGGLSLQLVHDSLDDTFFPRHGAFAGIRGRVEREGLGSDRQFDSVTGMVLGTDSWKGFNMTGLLFAEAVTAGEPGIENAVRLGGFRRLSAYAPGEITGDNALLGALYASQAFGGPWVPWFAGAGFEAGNAWESFDQASWRNTVRSYSVFAGVDTFLGPVQFATAYNNRDDWAAYLNIGFSFTQLFY; encoded by the coding sequence ATGAAACTTGGTTTGCAGGTTGTGGTCCTGGCCATCGCCGTGATGGCTGCGCCCCTGTATGCGGCAGAGCGGCCAAAGGTTGGGCTGGTACTGAGTGGCGGCGGCGCAAAAGGCATGGCCCACGTCGGGGTGCTGCGGGTGCTGGAGGAAATGAACATTCCCGTGGACCTGGTGGTGGGCACCAGTGCCGGCTCTGCAGTGGGCGCCCTGTATGCATCAGGGATGCCGGTGGAGGACATCGAACGTCGGTTCATTGAGATGGACTGGCTGTCCAGCTTCCAGGACGATCCCGGTCGGGTCTACAAGCCAATACGGCGCAAACAGGATGAGGTGCGACTGCCCGTTACCCCGGGCATTGGGGTCCGGGCCGATGGCCTGTACGTCGGGGGCGGCATCATCGCGGGTCAGAATCTCGGTTTCATTCTCAATGAACTGACCCGCAACGCCGCGCTGGTGGAGGACTTCGATCGCCTCGCCATCCCATTCCGGGCGGTGGCCACCGATCTGGAATCCGGCGAACAAGTGGTGATGGGCGATGGCAATCTGGCCGAAGCAGTCCGCGCCAGCATGAGTATCCCCGGTGTTTACGCTCCTGTTAACCGCAATGGCCGGCTGTTGGTGGACGGTGGAGTGGCTAATAACCTGCCGGTTAGCGTGGCCCGGGACATGGGCGCAGACGTGATCATTGCTGTCGATATCACCGACCCGCTGCTGGATGCTGAAAAACTGAACGAAGCTTTCTCCGTAGTGGGACAGCTGACCACCATCATGACCCGTCGTAATACCGAACAGCAGCTTGATCTGCTGGGCGATCAGGACATCATTGTCCGGCCCGACCTCGTGGGCGTCAGTTCGGCAGATTTCTACAATGCGCCGATGCTGTTCGAACTGGGTGCTACCGCTGCCAGGGAAAAGGCTGTGGAGTTGAGGCCTTTGATGGTGTCGCCTATCGCGTGGGCCGGCTACAAGGAGCAGGTGGCATTCACCCCCTACCAGGCCGGGCCGATTGGCCGTATTCGAATTGAACAGGGTGGGGGCCTGGCCCCTGAATTCCTGCGGGAGCGAATTCAACAAAAGGCTGGTGAGCCACTCGACGTGGAAACACTGGAAGCGGATCTCAAGCGTATTTATGGTCTGGGCTATTACGAAACGGTGTCCTACGCCTTGGAACCGAGTCCGGATGGCACCGTGTTGACTGTGCGGGTAAAGGAGAAAAGCTGGGGGCCGAATTACCTGTCGTTTGGCCTTGGGTACGAGGACAACTTCGACGGTGAGACCCGTTTCAATATCGCCACCGGTCTGAGGATGACCGAGCTTAATGATCTGGGTGCGGAATGGCAGAGCGGGGTTCAGCTCGGTACCGATCCCTGGGTACGAACCCAGTGGTATCAGCCACTCGATTATGGCTACCAACGTTTCCTGGTGCTTGGTGGCGAGTACAGTCGTGACACTCTGGGTATCTATGACGGTGGTACCCGACCGGTCAGCGAAGTGGACGTCACGTACCGGGATCTGGACCTGGCTCTGGGTATGGAGTTGGGCGGTAACGCTGAAATCCGCCTGACATACGTCCGTGGCTTTGCCACCGTGGATGAACAGATCGGCCAGCCGATCGTACGCGATGATACCGTGCATCGGGGCGGTCTCAGCCTGCAACTGGTGCATGATTCCCTGGACGACACCTTCTTCCCCCGCCACGGCGCCTTCGCTGGTATTCGGGGCCGGGTGGAGCGCGAGGGTCTGGGCTCAGACCGCCAGTTCGATTCGGTCACCGGCATGGTGCTGGGCACCGACAGCTGGAAAGGCTTCAATATGACCGGCTTGCTGTTTGCCGAGGCGGTAACCGCCGGTGAACCCGGCATCGAGAACGCGGTGCGCCTGGGTGGGTTCCGCCGGTTGTCGGCGTACGCGCCGGGCGAGATTACCGGCGATAACGCCCTGCTGGGTGCACTCTATGCCAGTCAGGCATTTGGCGGGCCGTGGGTGCCCTGGTTTGCCGGTGCTGGTTTTGAGGCAGGAAACGCCTGGGAATCGTTTGATCAGGCCAGCTGGCGTAACACGGTGCGTTCCTACAGCGTGTTTGCCGGCGTGGATACCTTTCTGGGGCCGGTGCAGTTTGCTACCGCCTACAACAACCGGGACGACTGGGCCGCCTACCTGAACATCGGTTTCTCGTTCACCCAGCTGTTCTACTGA
- a CDS encoding GntR family transcriptional regulator produces the protein MNAFRPRETLTEQVARHIENLIAFGQLRSGERIYEGAMAKDMDVSHGSIREGLLLLEKRHLVRNVPRKGAFVTTLDEYFVRSLYETLELYLTHTGRKLVRQWQPADMERLESLYAQMKSCFETSDLMAFLELGIEYTKASLVYADNYFIVAAIDDLWPSAKRCAFVAFQRGGSHVFEDNLAHMQESIQAIKDRDEERLTAILHRYAMQQCQQVLDAIAVIEKQDT, from the coding sequence ATGAACGCCTTCCGACCCAGAGAAACCCTGACCGAACAGGTCGCCCGCCATATTGAAAACCTGATTGCCTTCGGCCAGCTACGTTCTGGCGAACGCATTTACGAAGGTGCCATGGCCAAGGATATGGACGTCAGCCACGGCTCCATCCGCGAGGGTCTGCTGTTGCTGGAGAAACGCCACCTGGTGCGGAACGTGCCGCGCAAGGGCGCCTTCGTGACCACCCTCGACGAGTATTTTGTCCGCAGTCTGTACGAGACACTCGAACTCTACCTGACCCACACCGGCCGAAAATTGGTCCGGCAGTGGCAGCCGGCCGACATGGAACGGCTGGAGTCGCTCTATGCCCAGATGAAATCCTGCTTTGAGACCAGCGACCTGATGGCGTTTCTCGAACTGGGTATCGAGTACACCAAGGCCTCGCTGGTGTACGCAGACAACTACTTTATCGTGGCCGCCATTGATGATCTCTGGCCCTCGGCCAAGCGTTGCGCTTTCGTAGCCTTCCAGCGCGGTGGCAGCCATGTCTTCGAGGACAACCTGGCGCACATGCAGGAATCCATCCAGGCGATTAAAGACCGGGATGAGGAGCGCCTGACGGCGATCCTCCACCGCTACGCCATGCAGCAGTGCCAGCAGGTGCTGGACGCCATCGCCGTGATCGAGAAGCAGGACACCTAG
- the cls gene encoding cardiolipin synthase → MENVSLVAVALGLLYLAALACIYRILLTYRTAQGAIAWIIGLLGLPYVAVPLFALFGRYRFGGYVRARRMGNRGLTNLLNRFERQTTSIAAPADQYFTDELQVLCKLGRQPFTEGNRCTLLRDGEATFEALFEAMENATRYILMEFYIVRSDRVGRRIKSILERKLAQGVEVCFLYDNIGSVGLSKSYLKQLTAAGARVASFGDGNVRRRRFQINFRNHRKLLVCDGTIGFVGGINLGDEYLGTAMDQEPWRDTHCRIEGPAVTGLQLTWLEDWNWASDECPDLDWAPQNNTAGEDRVLMLPTGPADDWETCTLFFLNCINNARNRLWICSPYFVPDFQIMNALQLAALRGVDVRIMIPEKSDSRLIGLAAYSYLVQACKSGVGIYRYQPGFMHQKVVLVDDRYAAVGTANLDNRSMRLNFEITAVTTAPHFINSVESMLEDDLDNCRLMTERDYKDRSILFRLTCRAIRLLAPLL, encoded by the coding sequence ATGGAAAATGTCTCTCTGGTGGCAGTGGCGCTTGGCCTGCTTTACTTGGCCGCACTGGCCTGCATCTACCGGATTCTGCTGACCTATCGCACCGCCCAGGGCGCCATCGCCTGGATCATCGGCCTGCTCGGTTTGCCCTACGTGGCGGTGCCGCTGTTTGCGCTGTTCGGGCGCTATCGTTTCGGAGGTTACGTCCGGGCCCGGCGCATGGGGAACCGGGGCCTGACCAACCTGCTGAACCGGTTTGAGCGCCAAACCACGTCCATCGCGGCGCCGGCCGACCAGTACTTTACCGACGAACTCCAGGTGCTGTGCAAACTGGGCCGCCAACCCTTTACCGAGGGCAATCGCTGCACCCTGCTTCGAGACGGAGAGGCCACGTTTGAAGCCTTGTTCGAAGCCATGGAAAACGCCACCCGCTATATTCTGATGGAGTTCTACATTGTCCGTTCCGACCGGGTTGGCCGCCGCATCAAGTCGATCCTGGAGCGCAAACTGGCTCAGGGCGTGGAGGTCTGTTTCCTGTATGACAACATCGGCAGCGTCGGGCTATCGAAAAGCTATCTGAAGCAGCTGACCGCTGCCGGCGCCCGGGTAGCCTCCTTTGGTGATGGCAACGTTCGCCGACGCCGGTTCCAGATTAACTTCCGTAACCACCGCAAGCTGCTGGTCTGCGATGGCACCATCGGCTTTGTCGGCGGCATCAATCTCGGCGACGAATACCTTGGCACTGCCATGGACCAGGAACCCTGGCGGGATACCCATTGCCGGATTGAGGGCCCGGCGGTGACCGGGCTGCAGCTGACCTGGCTGGAGGACTGGAATTGGGCCAGTGATGAGTGCCCGGACCTGGACTGGGCGCCGCAGAACAACACCGCCGGTGAGGATCGGGTACTGATGCTGCCAACCGGGCCGGCGGATGACTGGGAAACCTGCACCCTGTTCTTCCTGAACTGTATCAACAACGCCCGCAATCGCCTGTGGATCTGTTCGCCCTACTTCGTGCCTGACTTTCAAATCATGAACGCGCTGCAGCTGGCTGCCCTTCGTGGTGTCGATGTGCGCATCATGATTCCGGAGAAATCCGACAGCAGGCTGATTGGCCTGGCGGCGTACTCTTATCTGGTTCAGGCCTGTAAAAGCGGTGTTGGCATCTACCGCTATCAGCCGGGCTTCATGCATCAGAAGGTCGTTCTGGTGGATGACCGTTACGCCGCGGTGGGCACGGCCAACCTGGACAACCGGTCAATGCGGCTGAACTTTGAAATCACTGCCGTAACCACCGCGCCTCATTTCATCAACAGCGTTGAGTCCATGCTCGAAGACGACCTGGACAACTGCCGGCTGATGACCGAGCGCGACTACAAGGACAGGTCCATCCTGTTCCGGTTGACCTGCCGTGCCATCCGCCTGCTCGCGCCACTGCTATGA
- a CDS encoding AraC family transcriptional regulator: MISAASENNHTPLVAASSTLALVHYLQSQGLLDTARVQQIIGMDLQALADPDLRIPAPAHYRLWDYAEQVTGDPAVGLHAGLVVDPERMGLVGHVFFNCDTLGEAVTQYVRLHRLINESVTLSFEQTGEEAILTWQPDAPNHYSRQDMDRTLAAALSRTRHFIHPEIQAEWVEIAHPRPSYAGEYETLLGGPVTFDCVSTRLAFDSRHLSHGIPRRNPYVYSAVLKQVNSVLARLQPRRSFGRKIRRLISKQMATERIDADSLARQCHMSRQTLYRKLKREGLSFHDLVEQVRKDKALRYVAADHYALGEIAFLLGFSELSAFSRAFKRWTGTAPAQYRANQLARTHPTSGASAPSETDK, encoded by the coding sequence TTGATCTCTGCTGCGTCAGAAAACAACCACACACCCCTGGTGGCCGCCTCCAGTACGCTGGCTCTGGTGCATTACCTCCAGAGCCAGGGCCTGCTGGACACAGCCCGGGTACAACAGATCATTGGCATGGACTTGCAGGCGTTGGCCGATCCGGATTTGAGGATACCGGCGCCGGCTCACTACCGCCTGTGGGACTACGCTGAGCAGGTAACCGGTGATCCGGCCGTGGGTCTGCACGCCGGCCTGGTAGTCGATCCGGAACGCATGGGGCTGGTGGGCCACGTGTTCTTCAACTGCGACACCCTGGGTGAAGCGGTGACCCAGTATGTCCGCCTGCACCGGTTAATCAACGAATCGGTGACCCTGAGTTTTGAGCAGACGGGCGAAGAGGCCATCCTGACCTGGCAACCGGATGCCCCCAACCACTACTCCCGGCAGGACATGGACCGAACCCTTGCAGCAGCGCTGAGCCGGACCCGTCACTTCATTCACCCGGAGATTCAGGCCGAGTGGGTCGAGATCGCTCATCCGCGCCCAAGTTACGCCGGCGAGTATGAAACCCTGTTGGGTGGCCCGGTGACATTTGACTGTGTCTCTACCCGGCTGGCCTTCGACAGTCGCCATCTCAGTCATGGCATCCCCCGCCGCAATCCCTACGTATACTCCGCGGTACTGAAGCAGGTGAACTCGGTGTTGGCGCGGCTGCAACCGAGACGCTCATTCGGCCGCAAGATCCGACGCCTGATTTCCAAGCAGATGGCCACGGAGAGGATTGATGCCGACAGCCTGGCGAGGCAGTGTCACATGAGCCGCCAGACCCTGTATCGAAAACTGAAGCGGGAGGGGCTCAGCTTCCACGATCTGGTCGAGCAAGTTCGCAAGGACAAGGCTCTACGCTATGTCGCTGCAGATCACTACGCCCTGGGTGAAATCGCCTTCCTGCTGGGATTTTCGGAACTCAGCGCCTTTAGCCGCGCGTTCAAACGCTGGACCGGCACGGCGCCGGCCCAGTACCGCGCCAATCAGCTGGCCCGCACCCACCCGACATCCGGGGCCTCAGCCCCTTCGGAAACAGATAAGTGA
- a CDS encoding alpha/beta fold hydrolase: MSVELNHRITGEGAPLILLHGLFGSLENLGGIARRLQDEWQVHALDQRNHGSSPHSDTMDYPAMAEDVIAYLDRQGIDKARLLGHSMGGKVAMQVALQAPHRVEKIVVADIAPVSYKPRHDAILEGLKSLDLQNARTRQDADKFLSEFVDVPSIRQFLLKNLERVPREEQEEGGAVFRWRLNLPVIDACYGNLAMAPEGDGPYEGPVLFLKGAESAYIQEKHREQIERLFPAAELRVIEDTGHWLHAEKADTFAALSRRFLAEGQ; the protein is encoded by the coding sequence ATGAGTGTCGAGCTGAACCACCGAATTACCGGCGAAGGTGCGCCGCTGATCCTGTTGCATGGCCTGTTCGGGTCGCTGGAGAATCTCGGCGGCATTGCCCGCCGGCTGCAGGACGAGTGGCAAGTCCACGCCCTGGATCAGCGTAATCACGGCAGTTCTCCCCACAGCGATACCATGGACTACCCCGCCATGGCCGAGGATGTGATTGCCTATCTGGACCGGCAGGGCATCGACAAGGCCCGTCTCCTTGGCCATTCCATGGGCGGCAAGGTGGCTATGCAGGTGGCCTTGCAGGCCCCGCACCGGGTCGAGAAAATAGTGGTCGCCGATATTGCGCCGGTCAGTTACAAGCCCCGCCACGACGCCATTCTGGAAGGCCTGAAAAGCCTCGACTTGCAGAATGCGCGCACTCGCCAGGATGCCGACAAGTTCTTGTCTGAGTTTGTTGATGTGCCTTCCATCCGCCAGTTCCTGCTGAAGAATCTTGAACGGGTACCGCGGGAGGAGCAGGAAGAGGGCGGAGCCGTCTTCCGCTGGCGCCTGAACCTGCCGGTCATCGATGCCTGTTACGGCAATCTTGCCATGGCTCCGGAAGGCGACGGACCCTACGAAGGGCCGGTGTTGTTCCTGAAAGGTGCCGAATCGGCTTACATTCAGGAGAAGCACCGGGAGCAGATTGAGCGTCTGTTTCCTGCCGCGGAGCTGCGTGTGATTGAGGATACCGGGCACTGGCTGCACGCCGAGAAGGCCGATACCTTTGCTGCCCTGAGTCGCCGGTTCCTGGCCGAGGGTCAGTAG
- a CDS encoding SMP-30/gluconolactonase/LRE family protein — MKWLMVGALVLFVLLGSFLLTPSPIDSKAWQPPSPPPLTGPLAPNERLRLADLLARGQVYGPEDTTVSDDGTVYAGTQDGRIVRLFPDGRVETWLKTEGRPLGLVFDDAGNLIVADAWKGLLSIAPDKTITVLAREAEGTPFRFTDDVDIGPDGRIYFTDASSRFQHPDYRLDLLEMRPHGRLLRYSPYTGKVEVLLGNLHFANGVSVSPDGAFVLVNETWKYRTLRYWIHGPKAGQAEVFADNLPGFPDNLAVDAEGRYWVAFPSLRDTRVDTLHRSPWLKDLVAKLPDRLKPTPREYGLVVAFDRDGEVITSLHDTRGTHLQEITSVNPHGGYLYFGSLHNDRIGRLPLQAIPGLGDDEV; from the coding sequence ATGAAATGGTTGATGGTGGGAGCGCTGGTCCTGTTCGTGTTGCTGGGCAGTTTTCTGCTGACACCGTCGCCCATTGACAGCAAGGCCTGGCAGCCGCCATCGCCGCCGCCGCTGACCGGGCCCCTGGCCCCCAATGAGCGGCTCCGGCTGGCGGACCTGCTGGCACGCGGGCAAGTGTATGGCCCGGAAGATACCACCGTCAGTGACGATGGTACTGTCTACGCCGGCACCCAGGATGGCCGCATTGTCCGGCTGTTCCCTGATGGCCGGGTGGAAACCTGGCTCAAGACCGAAGGCCGCCCCCTGGGCCTGGTGTTCGATGACGCCGGCAATCTGATTGTGGCCGACGCCTGGAAAGGCCTGTTGTCGATCGCGCCGGACAAGACTATCACCGTGTTGGCGCGGGAAGCCGAGGGCACCCCGTTCCGGTTCACCGACGACGTCGATATCGGTCCCGATGGCCGCATCTACTTCACCGACGCCAGTTCCCGTTTCCAGCATCCGGATTACCGGCTCGACCTCCTGGAAATGCGTCCCCACGGGCGCCTGCTGCGGTATTCGCCGTATACCGGCAAGGTTGAGGTGCTGCTCGGCAACCTGCATTTTGCCAACGGTGTCTCGGTCTCGCCGGACGGGGCCTTTGTGCTGGTCAACGAAACCTGGAAGTACCGCACCCTACGTTACTGGATTCACGGCCCCAAGGCAGGCCAGGCCGAGGTGTTTGCCGACAACCTGCCGGGCTTCCCCGATAACCTGGCCGTGGACGCTGAGGGTCGTTACTGGGTGGCCTTTCCCTCGCTTCGTGACACCCGGGTGGATACCCTGCACCGCAGTCCCTGGCTCAAGGATCTGGTGGCCAAGCTGCCGGACCGCCTAAAGCCCACGCCGCGTGAATACGGCCTGGTGGTGGCTTTTGATCGGGATGGGGAGGTGATTACCAGTCTCCATGACACCCGGGGCACGCACTTGCAGGAGATCACCTCGGTCAATCCCCACGGCGGTTACCTATACTTTGGTTCACTTCACAACGATCGTATCGGGCGGCTACCGTTGCAGGCCATTCCCGGTCTTGGAGACGATGAAGTATGA
- a CDS encoding acyl-CoA thioesterase: MTDASALQWDLPDPFTLEITVRDDDTDRLGHANNVVYVRWLEDVSWAHIESLGMTWELHEATGKAMAITRTEIDYLTSANTGDRLILGTWLTGYDGRFRSSRQFQLVRPADGKTLVRAVSTHACVDMKSQRPSRAPREFAEILAAAAVDGGAGVAVK, translated from the coding sequence ATGACCGACGCCAGCGCCCTTCAGTGGGATCTGCCAGATCCGTTTACCCTTGAAATCACCGTGCGGGACGACGACACCGATCGCCTGGGGCATGCCAACAACGTGGTCTACGTGCGCTGGCTGGAAGACGTGAGTTGGGCCCACATCGAAAGTCTGGGTATGACCTGGGAATTGCATGAGGCCACCGGCAAGGCGATGGCCATCACCCGCACCGAGATCGACTATCTGACCTCAGCCAATACCGGTGACCGGCTGATCCTGGGCACCTGGTTGACCGGCTATGACGGCCGCTTTCGCTCTTCGCGCCAGTTCCAGCTGGTCCGCCCGGCTGACGGCAAGACCCTGGTACGGGCGGTTTCCACCCATGCCTGCGTCGATATGAAATCCCAGCGCCCGAGCCGGGCTCCCCGTGAATTCGCCGAGATCCTGGCCGCCGCCGCAGTCGACGGTGGCGCCGGCGTGGCCGTCAAATGA